The Klebsiella sp. RHBSTW-00484 genome includes a window with the following:
- the thrL gene encoding thr operon leader peptide, protein MNRIGMITTIITTTITTGNGAG, encoded by the coding sequence ATGAATCGCATCGGCATGATTACCACGATTATCACCACCACTATTACCACAGGTAACGGTGCGGGCTGA
- a CDS encoding tRNA/rRNA methyltransferase — MRLSIVLVSPARAENVGAAARAMKTMGFSDMRIVDSDAHLQPAARWVAHGSGDILDNISTYPTLEQALHDVDFTVATTARSRARFHYYATPQQLLPLLEEKAQWMNHAALVFGREDSGLTNEELALADVLTGVPMVADYPSLNLGQSVMVYCYQLTSLLQQTPATFTGVDDNQLQALRLRTLDLLTRLGVGDDIKLTDWLQQRIGLLQQRDTAMLHRLLHDIEKNLSE; from the coding sequence ATGCGTTTATCAATTGTATTAGTGTCCCCCGCTCGGGCTGAGAACGTAGGTGCTGCAGCACGAGCAATGAAAACAATGGGGTTCAGCGACATGCGTATCGTTGATAGCGATGCTCATTTGCAGCCTGCGGCGCGCTGGGTCGCGCACGGCTCTGGGGATATTCTCGATAATATCAGCACTTATCCCACCCTGGAGCAGGCGCTACATGATGTCGATTTTACTGTTGCCACCACAGCCCGTAGTCGGGCGCGTTTCCATTACTACGCGACGCCGCAGCAGCTGTTGCCGCTGCTGGAGGAGAAAGCGCAGTGGATGAATCATGCCGCGCTGGTGTTTGGTCGTGAAGATTCCGGGCTAACTAACGAAGAATTGGCCCTTGCCGATGTGTTGACTGGTGTACCGATGGTGGCGGACTATCCTTCGCTGAACTTAGGACAGTCGGTGATGGTGTATTGCTATCAACTGACCTCTTTGTTACAGCAAACCCCGGCGACATTTACCGGCGTGGATGATAATCAACTGCAGGCATTACGTCTAAGAACGCTCGACTTGCTCACCCGACTGGGTGTCGGGGATGATATAAAACTTACCGATTGGCTACAGCAGCGAATCGGCCTTTTACAACAGCGCGATACCGCGATGCTGCATCGTTTATTGCATGATATTGAAAAAAACCTATCAGAGTAA
- the yjjY gene encoding protein YjjY encodes MTKVRNCVLDALSINVNNNISSVVGTFPLDPTVSKTAVILTILTAT; translated from the coding sequence ATGACTAAAGTACGTAATTGCGTTCTTGATGCACTTTCCATCAACGTCAACAACAACATTAGCTCGGTCGTGGGTACTTTCCCTCTGGACCCGACGGTGTCAAAAACGGCTGTCATCCTAACCATTTTAACAGCAACATAA
- the arcA gene encoding two-component system response regulator ArcA encodes MQTPHILIVEDELVTRNTLKSIFEAEGYDVFEATDGAEMHQILSENDINLVIMDINLPGKNGLLLARELREQADVALMFLTGRDNEVDKILGLEIGADDYITKPFNPRELTIRARNLLSRTMNLGTPSEERRSVESYKFNGWELDINSRSLVSPNGEQYKLPRSEFRAMLHFCENPGKIQSRAELLKKMTGRELKPHDRTVDVTIRRIRKHFESTPDTPEIIATIHGEGYRFCGDLQE; translated from the coding sequence ATGCAGACCCCGCACATTCTTATCGTTGAAGACGAGTTGGTAACACGCAACACGTTAAAAAGTATTTTCGAAGCAGAAGGTTACGATGTATTCGAAGCGACCGATGGCGCGGAAATGCATCAGATCCTGTCTGAAAATGATATCAACCTGGTGATCATGGATATTAACCTACCAGGTAAAAATGGTCTCCTGTTAGCACGCGAATTGCGTGAACAGGCGGACGTCGCGCTAATGTTCCTTACCGGCCGCGATAACGAAGTGGATAAGATTCTTGGCCTCGAAATCGGTGCCGATGACTATATCACTAAACCATTTAACCCTCGTGAACTGACGATTCGCGCACGCAACCTGCTCTCCCGTACCATGAATCTGGGTACGCCGAGTGAAGAACGCCGCAGCGTAGAAAGTTATAAATTCAACGGTTGGGAACTGGATATCAACAGTCGTTCACTGGTAAGCCCGAATGGTGAGCAGTACAAGCTGCCGCGCAGTGAATTCCGCGCCATGCTGCACTTCTGCGAAAACCCAGGCAAAATCCAATCTCGCGCAGAACTGCTGAAGAAAATGACCGGTCGTGAGCTTAAGCCACACGATCGTACCGTAGACGTGACCATCCGTCGCATTCGTAAACATTTTGAGTCCACTCCGGATACCCCGGAAATCATCGCCACCATTCATGGCGAAGGGTACCGCTTCTGTGGCGACCTGCAGGAATAA
- the creD gene encoding cell envelope integrity protein CreD → MLKSPLFWKMSTLLGCILLLSIPLMIVRQLIVERADYRSDVVDALQSSTSGPQKLTGPLIVIPVTETLTRIEDKKEVEYQRSWLHYWLPETLAITGKQNVESRKIGIYEGQIWHNDLGIKAHFDVSRLAELKKDNIALGQPFMVVGVSDARGIGAIVAPQINGESLPVEPGLGLSGSGEGIHMPMPLLSSEQKALDVEFTLNLNGTGSFSVVPIGRNSELQLASNWAHPGFLGDFLPVNREVSASGYSAHWQSSWFANNMAKFFVDDREVEWRQLPAFNVNVTTPADQYQLTDRATKYAILLISLTFMAFFVFESLTQRRLHPMQYLLVGLSLVMFYLVLLALSEHIGFTPSWIVASLIGALINGVYLHAVMKGWRNSLLFVCALLLLDGVMWMLLRSEDSALLLGTGVLLLALSALMFLTRHVDWYALSLPKPKEEQPGGDGNDGGDSGSDDKLRIWK, encoded by the coding sequence ATGTTGAAATCACCACTATTCTGGAAAATGAGCACCCTGCTGGGATGCATTTTACTGTTGTCGATCCCGCTGATGATCGTCAGGCAACTGATCGTTGAACGTGCGGATTATCGTAGCGATGTTGTCGATGCTCTACAGAGCAGTACTAGCGGGCCGCAAAAGCTGACCGGGCCGCTGATTGTTATTCCCGTTACTGAGACGCTGACCCGTATTGAGGATAAAAAAGAGGTCGAATATCAGCGTAGTTGGCTGCATTACTGGTTGCCAGAAACGCTGGCGATAACCGGAAAGCAGAATGTTGAATCGCGGAAAATCGGTATTTATGAAGGTCAAATCTGGCACAACGATCTTGGCATTAAAGCGCATTTCGATGTCTCCCGTCTGGCTGAGCTCAAAAAAGACAATATTGCGTTGGGCCAGCCTTTTATGGTGGTAGGTGTTAGCGATGCGCGCGGGATTGGCGCTATTGTCGCGCCGCAGATTAATGGTGAGTCGTTGCCCGTAGAACCCGGGCTCGGTCTTAGCGGTAGCGGAGAGGGAATTCATATGCCGATGCCGTTGTTATCATCTGAACAAAAAGCGCTGGATGTTGAATTCACACTTAACCTGAACGGAACCGGGAGCTTCTCTGTGGTGCCGATCGGGCGCAACAGTGAACTACAACTGGCCAGCAACTGGGCACACCCTGGTTTTCTCGGCGATTTTCTTCCCGTTAACCGTGAGGTCAGCGCTTCAGGCTACAGCGCTCACTGGCAAAGTAGCTGGTTTGCCAACAACATGGCGAAGTTCTTTGTTGACGATCGGGAGGTTGAATGGCGACAGCTGCCTGCTTTCAACGTCAATGTTACGACTCCTGCCGATCAGTACCAACTGACCGATCGGGCGACGAAGTATGCCATTCTGTTGATTTCACTAACCTTCATGGCATTTTTCGTATTCGAAAGTTTAACCCAGCGCCGTTTGCACCCGATGCAGTATCTGCTGGTGGGGCTGTCGTTAGTGATGTTCTACCTGGTATTGCTGGCACTTTCTGAGCATATCGGCTTTACGCCATCCTGGATTGTCGCCAGCCTGATAGGGGCATTAATCAACGGAGTGTATCTGCATGCCGTCATGAAAGGGTGGCGTAATAGTTTGCTTTTCGTCTGTGCGTTATTACTGCTGGATGGTGTGATGTGGATGCTCTTGCGTTCGGAAGATAGTGCCTTGTTGTTGGGGACTGGAGTGCTGCTATTGGCGTTGAGTGCGCTGATGTTCCTGACGCGCCATGTCGACTGGTACGCTTTATCTCTCCCGAAGCCGAAGGAAGAACAGCCAGGCGGCGATGGTAATGACGGTGGTGATAGTGGTAGCGACGACAAACTCAGAATCTGGAAATAA
- the creC gene encoding two-component system sensor histidine kinase CreC, protein MRIGMRLLLGYFLIVAIAAWFVLSIFVQEIKPGVRRATEGTLIDTATLLAELAREDLLSADPQHGRLAQAFQTLHRQPINANIAGINKVRNEYHVYMTDAQGKVVFDSTGKALGQDYSRWNDVWLTLRGQYGARSTRSDPNDDNSSIMYIAAPVTDNGRIIGVLSVGKPNLAMVPVIKRSERRILWASGALLGIALLIGAGMVWWINFSIGKLVRYADSVTADRPVPLPDVGSSELRKLAQALESMRLKLEGKNAIENYVYALTHELKSPLAAIRGAAEILHEGPPPEIAARFTGNILAQNARMQSLVENLLQQARLENRLEIARRRVSVSALFSRLAEEREIALAAKNLTLRWQETNLSVEGDSELLAQALGNLLDNAIDFTPVEGEILLGAEESDGGVLLTVSDTGSGIPDYALGRIFERFYSLPRENGHKSSGLGLAFVREVARLHLGDIQLINRPEGGACALLRLHAHFT, encoded by the coding sequence ATGCGCATTGGGATGCGATTGCTACTCGGCTACTTTCTTATTGTGGCGATTGCGGCGTGGTTTGTTCTCTCCATTTTCGTCCAGGAGATTAAGCCGGGCGTGCGGCGGGCAACGGAAGGCACGCTGATCGATACCGCGACCTTGCTCGCAGAACTGGCTCGTGAGGACCTGCTTTCCGCCGATCCGCAGCATGGACGCCTGGCCCAGGCCTTTCAGACGCTTCATCGTCAGCCGATCAACGCCAACATCGCCGGTATTAACAAAGTTCGCAATGAATATCACGTCTACATGACTGATGCGCAAGGGAAGGTGGTGTTTGATTCCACGGGTAAAGCGCTGGGACAAGACTACTCTCGCTGGAACGATGTCTGGCTTACATTGCGCGGCCAGTACGGTGCGCGCAGCACGCGCAGTGACCCGAACGATGATAATAGTTCGATTATGTATATCGCCGCACCGGTCACTGATAATGGCCGAATTATTGGCGTGCTGAGCGTCGGCAAACCGAACCTGGCCATGGTGCCGGTTATCAAACGTAGCGAGCGGCGTATTCTGTGGGCGAGCGGCGCACTGCTGGGAATTGCACTACTGATTGGCGCCGGGATGGTGTGGTGGATTAATTTCTCCATCGGTAAGCTGGTTCGTTATGCTGATTCGGTGACTGCCGACCGGCCGGTTCCGCTGCCGGATGTGGGCAGCAGCGAACTGCGTAAACTGGCGCAGGCGCTGGAGAGTATGCGTCTCAAGCTGGAGGGTAAAAACGCGATTGAGAACTATGTTTATGCGCTGACTCATGAGCTGAAGAGTCCGCTGGCGGCAATTCGCGGCGCGGCGGAAATTCTCCATGAAGGTCCTCCACCTGAGATAGCCGCGCGCTTTACTGGCAATATCCTCGCGCAAAATGCGCGGATGCAGTCTCTGGTGGAGAATTTGCTCCAGCAGGCGCGTCTTGAAAACAGGCTGGAGATTGCGCGGCGCCGTGTCTCTGTCTCTGCTCTTTTTAGCCGACTGGCTGAGGAGCGCGAAATAGCGCTGGCGGCGAAAAATCTCACTCTTCGCTGGCAGGAAACCAATCTGTCAGTTGAGGGCGATAGCGAACTCCTGGCGCAGGCGTTAGGTAATTTGCTGGATAACGCTATTGATTTTACGCCTGTTGAAGGAGAGATCCTTCTTGGTGCGGAAGAAAGCGATGGCGGCGTGCTGTTAACGGTGAGTGATACGGGCAGCGGTATTCCAGATTATGCCCTGGGACGCATCTTTGAGCGCTTCTATTCTTTACCGCGTGAAAATGGCCATAAAAGCAGTGGCCTGGGTCTGGCATTTGTCCGTGAAGTCGCGCGCCTGCATCTGGGGGATATCCAACTGATTAATCGCCCTGAAGGTGGGGCGTGCGCTTTGTTGAGACTTCACGCTCACTTCACATAG
- the creB gene encoding two-component system response regulator CreB yields MQQPRIWLVEDELSIADTLVYMLQQEGFIVTAFERGLPALDAAHLQVPDLAILDVGLPDISGFELCRRLLARHPALPVLFLTARSEEVDKLLGLEIGADDYIAKPFSPREVCARVRTVLRRLQKFAAPSPLLCVGEFTLNDAAAQVMWCGQSLNLTRYEFLLLKTLLHAPGRIFSRQQLMEQVWGDANESFDRTVDTHIKTLRAKLREVNPNISPINTHRGMGYSLGGF; encoded by the coding sequence ATGCAACAACCGCGGATCTGGTTGGTGGAAGATGAGTTGAGCATTGCGGATACGCTGGTCTACATGCTGCAACAGGAAGGTTTTATCGTTACGGCGTTTGAACGTGGACTGCCTGCACTTGATGCAGCCCACCTTCAGGTACCCGACCTGGCGATTCTGGATGTTGGGCTGCCTGATATCAGCGGCTTTGAACTATGCCGTCGACTGCTGGCCCGCCACCCGGCGCTACCGGTGCTGTTTCTGACGGCCCGCAGTGAAGAGGTGGATAAGTTACTTGGCCTGGAAATCGGTGCTGATGATTATATCGCCAAGCCTTTTTCCCCTCGTGAAGTCTGTGCCAGAGTGCGCACTGTTCTGCGGCGGCTGCAGAAATTCGCGGCTCCTTCACCGCTATTATGCGTGGGAGAGTTTACGCTAAATGATGCCGCGGCTCAGGTGATGTGGTGCGGTCAATCGTTGAATCTGACCCGCTATGAGTTTCTGCTGTTAAAAACGCTACTGCACGCCCCTGGTCGCATATTTTCCCGCCAGCAGCTTATGGAGCAGGTATGGGGCGATGCGAACGAGAGCTTCGATCGCACCGTTGATACCCATATCAAAACCCTGCGCGCTAAGCTGCGCGAAGTGAATCCCAACATCTCCCCCATCAATACGCATCGCGGCATGGGCTATAGCCTCGGAGGCTTCTGA
- the creA gene encoding protein CreA produces MKYKKLVASMFLLAGCQMAQAEQIGSVDTVFKFLGPDHKIVVEAFDDPDVQNVTCYISRAKTGGIKGGLGLAEDTSDAAISCQQVGPIELTDKIKKGKTQGDVVFQKRTSLVFKKLQVVRFYDAKRNALVYLTYSDKIVDGSPKNAISAVPIMPWNK; encoded by the coding sequence ATGAAATACAAGAAGTTAGTTGCGAGTATGTTTTTACTGGCCGGCTGTCAGATGGCGCAGGCGGAGCAAATCGGCTCGGTGGATACCGTGTTTAAGTTTCTCGGACCGGACCATAAGATAGTCGTTGAGGCTTTTGATGACCCGGATGTCCAGAACGTGACGTGCTATATCAGCCGGGCGAAAACAGGGGGAATTAAAGGCGGGTTGGGTCTGGCGGAAGATACCTCTGATGCCGCGATATCCTGCCAACAGGTAGGGCCCATTGAGTTGACGGATAAAATCAAAAAAGGCAAAACCCAGGGCGATGTGGTCTTCCAGAAACGTACCTCGCTGGTATTTAAAAAGCTGCAGGTCGTGCGCTTTTACGATGCCAAACGTAACGCGCTGGTCTATCTGACCTATTCGGATAAAATCGTTGACGGCTCGCCGAAGAATGCCATTAGCGCCGTGCCAATTATGCCATGGAATAAATAA